In Deltaproteobacteria bacterium, the sequence AAACAGCGCTGCCAACAGGACCGCGGTGATCGCCGGAGTATAGAAACTGAGCCGGGAAATAAATAATCCGTTAAGGGTAATGGCTCCGGCCAGGAAGGGGGGGACCGGAAACGGCTGAGGACGGCCGCCGAGCATTACCAGGGCCAGATTTTCCAGGAAAAATGAGGCAGCAATGGCTGAGATCAACAACGAAATACGGGGAGCGCGGCGCAACGGGCGATAGGCGCCTCTTTCCAACAGCACTCCCATCAGTCCGGTAAGCATCAGGGCCAGAGGGAAAGCCAGTTCCCAGGGCAGGGAAAACATGCCGACGCCGAACAGCCCGGCATAGGCCGCAACCATTAACAGATCCCCATGGGCGAAATTGATCAGGCGCAAAATGCCATATACCATGGTATAGCCAATGGCAATGAGAGCATACAGACTGCCCAGGGACAGGCCGTTAATCAGTTGCTGTAAAAACGTATTTAGATCCACTGATTCTGACTGAGACTGAGCCCGAAGCCGGGCTAATCTGCCTTCCCGGTGGATTTGGCCTTGCTTTATTGGCTAATAACCGATAACCAAAAACTTCTCTCAGAAGCCGCCCTGGGCAAGAGGCCAATTTCTCTATACCCTCCGGGCTGGATAAACCTCAATTTTGAGGACGAGGGGCCTTAGACCCAAGGCCCTCTCTTTACGATGGGATAGTGGTTGTGTTATCCAGACCTAGTGGAAGGTTAGTCCTTTCAGGCCTAGATAACCCGGATTGGATCACCAAAGAATGCTTTTGATGCCGAAAAAGAACTTTTGCAGTTTTTTTAACAAATGCCTGAGTTGGGGACCAGGCCAATTAGGGACATAAGCCTGTACCTGGTTGGAAAAAGGGCTATCCATAAGCTGTTTCCATCAGTCGGCACAGCTAGCCGCAAAGTAATACAGCACGCCGTATTCTAAATCAGTTACCGTGAAAGATATGGTCTGGCCAGCCATTTCAGGGTTAACCTCTTGAACCAGATGCGGAGTTCCCGCATTACGTTCCTCTTCCGGGGAGGAACCGGCAAATGAAGAAGTTTTATAGAACAAGGTGCAACTGGACAGCCCGGTCAGTGGGCCGCCGTCGACATCGGTAGTGGGTAAAGTGACATTGACCTTAACGACCCGACCTTCAAATGTTGGTTCAGCTAAGGTAGGTGCGGCGGGAGGAAAATTCTCCATGGAGGCCCGGCCTTCATTAGATAACGGACTTTCGGACATAGTCGATCTCCTTTCGTACGATAATTCTTTCACTTTCTATTTTTAAGGGTGCCATAATGTTCTGTCCCTGTCAACTTTTTGATAAATATCTGGTTGACGTCGCAGTTCGGTTTGAGTAGAAGAATATCATTATGCAATGGTTCTCAAGAGGTTAACATGGGGAAACATAAAAAAATTGAACGCCGACGGGAATTGGAACGCCGCCGGCGTCGCCGGAAAAAGCGGAAAAAATTGGAGGCCAAGGGAGCCTTATCTAAAGAGTAGCCCCCCTTTACAGGCCGGACAGTTGGGGTTGACTTCTAGTTGTTGTTCCGTAAAGCTTAAGTGCTGGCCATCGAATCGTAACATCCGTCCTAATAAGGCCGGACCCAGGCCGCCCAGAATGCGTAAGGCTTCCATGGCCTGCAAGCTTCCCAGGATCCCTGGCAGGGGTCCCAACAGTCCAGAAGGGTTTATTGGTGGCGGGTCGGGAAAGGCGCAGATTAGGCAAGGGCCTTGCCCGGGCCACAAAGTGGTCAAATGGCCGCTTAGCCCCTTGACCGCAGCGTGGACCAGAGGCAGGCGATGTTTGATGGCGGCCCGATTGAGAAGCTTCTGGGCCCAAAAATTGTTCAGCGTATCCAGCAGCAGGTTATAACCCTCGGTTAACCGGAGGACATTGTACTCGGTGATCTTCCGGGGCAGGGCTTCCACCTCTGAAAAGGGATTAATCTCCCGGAGACGTTGTTCCGCAATGGCCGCTTTGAAGCGGTCCAAGTCCCTTTCGCGATAGAATAATTGGTCGTGGAGCTTATCGAGGCTTACCCGCTGGCTATCCACGATCCGGACCCGACCGACTCCGGCCGCCAGCAGATACACTGCCAGAGCGGAAGCTAAACCACCGGCTCCGGCCACGAAGACCCGAGCGGCCTTGAGACGCTCTTGGGCTTGCGGACTCCAGTCCGGTAGTTGGAGTTGTCGGGCGTACCTGGTTAATTCAGCCGGACTAAGCATTAGGGCTGACTTCTATGCCTTGGTTTAAAATATTCCAGGGTGATGGATATTGACCTGGTCAAGCGGAAGTGGCCTTGGCTACCTTCGGCTGGTAAAATATATCCTGAACGCAGCCCCGGTAGCTAATGAACTTTCCTTTATCTAGAATCTTTATCGGCTTGCTCAGAGCAAACCATTAATCAAACCGAGTGCTTCCAATTGAAAAAGAGGGCAGGGTAATTTTTATTGGTAGTGGTTATTCTTGTTTGAAAATAATTAATTAGCCTCACTGAAATTTCTGGATTCCATCCCTTCAGCCCACCGCAATCTAATCGGGGATAACTTTTACCCCCGGACCAGTGACAGAAGGCCAAAGAGGCATTATAATATCTATTAAATCATCCGACTGCGGAGGAAACATCCATGGCCGAGGAATCCAAACCCAAATGTGACGTAGACCCTGTCTGTGGCATTGATCTGACCGCCGAGCACGGCAAGTTTGCCTATGACTTTGAAGATAGGACCTTTTACTTCTGTTCGGAACTGTGCCGGGATCAATTCGCCGCCGAACCCGAAAAGTTCATTAAGGAAAAAAAATCCTGAAAGTCATTCGGGAGCTGATGGTCAACCAGTGGCCCGGTTGATAATGATTCTGGCTGGAGATGATGATTAACTTATCGGGGGTAAGTAAAATTTATCAGCGGGGGCCGGAAGAAATCCATGCCTTACAAGGAATCGATCTGACCATTGAGTCGGGAGAATTTATCGCCATCACCGGCAAAAGCGGCTGTGGCAAGAGCACCCTGCTGCATATCATCGGCGGTTTAGAAGTCCCTACCACTGGTCAGGTCAGCATCAACGGCCAGAACCTGAATGGGTTGAGTGATGCCGAGTTAACCCTCTTTCGCCGCGACCAGGTGGGCATGGTCTTCCAAAGCTTCAACCTTTTGCCTCTGCTGACTGTGCAAGAAAATGTCGCCTTACCTCGGATCCTCCAGGGCTATCCCTACAGTCAGGCCCTGGAGCAGGCCGCGGTCTGGTTGGCGGAAGTGGAGTTGACGGCGCGGCGCCAACACAAACCCCATCAAATTTCCGGGGGTGAGATGCAAAGGGCGGCGATCGCCCGGGCCCTGATCAATGATCCCTTGGTGATCATTGCCGATGAACCTACCGGCAACCTGGATACCCGATTGGGCACCCAGGTGATGGAAATTTTCGCCCGCCTCCAGGCGCGGTGGCAGAAGACGGTGATCCTGGCCACCCATGCTCTGGAGGCGGCCCGGTTCGGCAACCGCATTTTACAATTAAACGACGGCCGATTAGTTTCCTGAATTTCAATGGCCATGCCAGCCTTTCTCTTTTCTCTACCGCTGCGTCACCTCCGCAACCATTTTGGACGGACATTGCTTACCGTCCTGGGAATTGCCCTGGGCGCGGCGGTCTTTCTAAGCATTGCCCTAGCGGAAGTCAGCGCCCTGACGGCCTTCAAAGACAGTGTCGATGCCGTGGCTGGCAAGGCCAACCTGCGCCTGCGGGCCGCGGGTGCCCCCCTAAATGAACAGCTTTTGGTCAAGGCCCTTCAGGTTTCCGGGGTGCAAGCCGCGGCGCCGATCATCGAAACCGTGGCGGAAATGACCCAGGCAGGGAATGAACCGCTGCTGTTATTGGGAGTCGATCTTTTTTCCGAGCGCCCCTTTCGGACCTATGAATTCAATCAGAATCAGGACCAGGGTTCCGAAAGACTGGTCAATTTCCTCATACAGCCATACTCTATCCTGATCACTGACCGCCTGGCGGCTCGTTATGACTTGGCGGTGGGCGATCGACTCCCCGTAGTCCTGGGTTCGCAACGCCGGGAACTTCTGGTCCAGGGAATTTTTCGCCCGGCCAGCGGGGTCTATGCCTTAAACGGGTCCTATGCTCTGATCGATCTGGGGCAGGCTCAAGAACTGCTGGACCGTGTCGGAAAGCTGGACTATATCGACCTTTTGGTGGCTGAACCAGTGGACCAGGTGGCGGCCCGACTACAGACGCAGATGCCGGCCGGGATCATCGTGGAGCGCCCTCAGAATCGCAGCCGCCAGGTCGACCGGATGGTGGCGGCTTACCGGCTCAATCTCCTGGTCCTGAGCCTCATCGCCTTATTTGTCGGCATGTTCCTGATCTTTAACGCGGTCTCATTATCGGTAGTGCGGCGGCGGCGGGAAATCGGCCTGCTCCGTACCCTGGGGACTTCCCGGGGCCAGATTCTGGCCCTGTTTCTGTGCGAAGGGGCGGTCAGCGGGGTGATCGGCGGGCTGTTGGGCATCGGCCTTGGCCTCTGGTTGGCTAAGGCCACCCTGAAGGTGGTGACCCAGAATCTGACCGCCCTGTTTATCCTGGTCAAAGCTGAAAATCTGCAACTGTCCTGGACCTTGATGGGGCAGACACTGCTGTTGGCGGTAGGGGTGTCGCTGATCGCCGCCTTCTTCCCGGCCTGGGAAGCCTCCCGGACCCAGCCCCGAGAGGTCTGGCATCGCGAGGAATTGGAAGAAAGAATAAAAAAACGGGCCTGGCCCTGCTTCGGGCTGGGCCTGGTAATACTGCTGGGGGCGGGCCTCTGTGCCTTACAAGGACCGGTGGCTGGCAGGCCCATTTTTGGCTTCCTGGCCGCTTTTCTGATCCTGATCGGCTTTGCCCTTTTGACCCCGCAAGGCGCCGTAGGGCTGGGAAGGCTACTCCAGCCCGTTATGCGACGTTGGCTAGGTCCCCCCGGGGAACTGGGGTGTTGTTATCTCCAGGGCTCCTTGAGCCGCACCGCGGTATCCATCGGCGCTTTGCTGGCCGCTCTGGCCATGCTGATCAGTGCCGCCATCATGATCAAAAGCTTCCGCCAGACCGTGGACCACTGGATCTCCCAATCAATCAGTGGTGATATCTTTCTGGGACCCAATATCTTCTCCACTGCGGCCTACGATGCCTATCTGCCGCCGGAGGTGCTGGGCGAAGTACAGAGTAGGCCGGAGCTGGCCGATGTCTATCTTTACCGCTGCGTGCGCTCCGCTTTTAACCAACGGCCGATCTTGGTGATCGGCGGCAGCATGGCGGTGCTGGATCGCCATGGGGGGATGCTGTTTCGCCGCGGCCGGTCCCCGGAAATCTTTGCCAGACTTCAGACCGAAGGCAATGTCATTGTTTCCGAGAGCTTTGCCGAACTCAATGACTTGCAGGAAGGGGAAAGTTTCCGGCTTCCCACTCCCAGTGGCCCCCACCGGGTTAAGATCGTCGGAGTATTCTACGATTACCGCACTGATGGCCACACAGTGTGGATGGATATTAAATTTATGCACCGCTACTGGAGGGACCACCTAGTCAACGCGGTCCGCCTCTACCTCAAAGACCCGGCGGATCTGGAACCGCTGCGGCAACAACTCCTACAGGATTACAGCTCCCGCTATCGCCTGATCGCCTTGTCGCACCGGGAGCTGCGGGCCGGCATCATGGAGATCTTCGATCAGAGTTTTGCCCTGACCTATGCCCTGGAGGCCATTGCCGTAGTAGTGGCGGTGTTCGGCATCATCACCACCTTCCTGGTGTTGATCATAGAGCGGGAGCGGGAATTAGCCCTCCTCAAGGCGATCGGCGCCAGCCGGAGCCAAGTCTTCCGGATGATCCTGGTGGAGAGCGGCCTGTTGGGCCTGATCAGCCACCTGTTAGGCGCAATAGCGGGAACCCTGCTGTCCCTGGTGTTGATCTATGTAATCAATAAGCAATCCTTTGGCTGGACCATCCAGTTCAAATGGATCCCGGAGATTTATGTGCAGTCGTTGGCCTTGGTCCTGGCGGTCGGCCTGGCCGCCGGGGTCTACCCGGCCTGGCGGGCCTTGCAATATAATCTGGCGGCGATTTTGAAAGAAGAGTAAGCTGCATGGACAAAGGTCTTGCTGCACCGGAACATTTTGTTATAGATTTAACCCAGTTAATGGCGTTATTGGCTGACCCTCGTAACCAAGCCGGGTTTCTTTTATAGGAAGGCTAAATGGGCAAATATGCGGTGTTATATAGTGAAAAAATCAAGGAATACGACCTGGGACACGTTCTGACCCAGGATCGCTATCAGAATTTTATCGACCTGTACCAGGAAAAACTCGGCTGTCGGGCAGATTTCAACATTGTCGCCCCGCCTTATGCCACTGATGAGGATCTCCAACTGATCCATACCCCAGAATATATTCAACGCATCGAACAGTTACGAGGTCTGGACCCCTTTGACACGCCGCTATCCCCTGGTCTGGTTCGAGCCGCCAAGCTCCTGGCCGGAGCCGGGAAGCTGGCCGGGGAACTGGTATTTTCCGGGAAATATCAAAAGGCCTTTGTGGTCGGCGGCGGCGTGCAACATGCCACCCGGACCCGGGAAAAAGGCTTTGGAGTTTTCAGCGATATCGGCATCTGTGCCGAAAACTTAAAACAAACCTTCGGGGTTAAAAGGATTCTGATGATTGATACCGATGCCCATGCCGGGGAAGGTCTATATGAAATCTTTGCCGCAGATCCTCAGGTGTTGTTTCTCTCCCTGCATCAGGACCCCCGGACCCTTTATCCGGGTAAAGGCTTCATCCAGGAGATCGGCAGCGGTGAGGGTAGGGGTTATTCGGTCAACATCCCTTTGCCCCCCAAATCCGGAGATCGGGTCTATGAATTGGCTCTCAAGGAAATTTTCCTTCCTGTGGCTGAGGAATTTCAGCCCCAGATTATCCTCATGATAGATGGCAGCGATCCGCATTACACGGATCGCATCACCCGCATGGGGCTTACCCTGGCGGGGATTAAGCTGGTCGGCCAGATTATCAGTGCCCAGGCTGACAAGCTTTGTGAGGGTAAGATAGTTGATTTTATCGGCTCGGGCTACAGCTCCGATCCCCGGATCGTCTCTCTGGGTTGGCTGGCTTCGATAGCCGGGGTTACTGGAATCGATCTGGAGGTATCCGAACCGCAGCCGATTCCGGCCGAGTTTAAATCAGATTATGGATTGACCGAAGTCCAAAAAGTGGTTGGATTGATTCGAGACCAACTGTCTCCGTACTGGAAGTGTTTTGCGCCATAAACATTGGCTATCCACGTTAAGAGGTTGAGATACGTTGAAATGAGGCAAGGAGCGACAGCATTCTGTTGTTGGAGTGGCGGGAAGGAAAGCGCCTTATCTTTTTACCAGGCCCAAGCAAAGGGAATCAATATTTGTAGTTTGCTCAATATGGTCAGCCGTGACGGCCGACGTTCATGTTCCCATGGCATTGACACCGGCTGTTTGCGATTGCAAGCTGAGGCTATCGGGGTTCCCATCATTCAGGCAAGGACATCTTGGTCGAACTACGAAGACGATTTTAAGAAGCAGGTTTTGGAGCTGAAGGATAAAGGTCTTCAAATGGGGGTCTTTGGAGATATCGACCTTCAGGAGCACCGAGATTGGATAGAAAGGGTTTGTGGTGAAGTGGGTATTAATCCGGTCTTACCATTATGGCAACAAAGCCGGGAGCAATTACTCGCAGAATTCATTCAGATCGGCTTTAAGGCTATTGTTATCGCTACTCAGGCCAAGTTTTTGGGTAAAGCATGGCTGGGCCGCCGGATAGATCACGATTTTATCGAAGATTTAAAATCACGGCCTGAGCTGGACCTATGTGGAGAACAGGGAGAATATCACACCTTTGTGTTCGATGGCCCGATTTTTACAAAACCAGTAGATTTCCGGGTTTCTGAAAAGCTATTACGAGATGCGCATTGGTTCTTGGAACTCATCCCAGGTATCCCGGAGTAATTTAACCGGGTTGAAGGACCCGGCGAGGTGCGTGCTTTTCAGTTTTTATGCACGACCCGGATTAATTTAATTTGGTCAATCCATGCTGAAACGGACCTTCATCCATCTGCCGGGAGTGGGAGAGCGCACTGAGGCCCATTTCTGGCGTCAGGGGGTGCAGACCTGGGAGGATTTCCTGGCCGTTACCCGGGTGTATGGCCTCAGTCGGGAACGTCTGGCCTGGCTGCAGACCGAAGTACGCCAGTCGCTGGCCCGGATCGCGGACGTGGTCTATTTTGCCGACCGGCTGCCCGGCGCCCAATACTGGCGCTTGTTTAAGGATTTTCGGCAACAAGCTGCATATCTGGATATTGAGACCACCGGGGCCAACTGGCCGGCGCTGACCGTCACTGTGATCGGCCTCTACGACGGCTTCCGCTTTCAGCAGTTCGTCCAGGGGGAGAATCTCCATCAGTTTCCTAAGGTAATCCGATCTTATGCCGTTCTGGTCACCTACAATGGCACCCAGTTTGACTTGCCGGTGTTGCGGGCTAATTTCCCAGATCTGGACCTGCCTCCGGTGCACATCGACTTACGCTTTGTCTTGGCCCGGCTGGGATATCGCGGCGGTCTGAAAAGGATCGAACCCCAATTGGGGGTGCACCGCCCGTCCGCCCTGGAAGATCTGGACGGCTATATGGCGGTGCTCCTTTGGAACCGTTATCAGCGGGGGGATGCTACCGCTCGGGACCTTTTACTGCGTTATAACCGGGAAGATGTCATCAACCTGGAACCTCTGATGATCCAGTCCTATGAGCTTTCCCAGACCCGGCTCCTGTCTACCGCCAGCCGCACAAAAACCTAATTCCCCTCAGCCCCAAAATCGGTTATATTTAAATAGAGTTATGACTGCTGCTGGGTTGAATTCTAAAATCAGGAATCAAAGGAGGACTGATGCGCTATTCCAAGATGCTGATTCCCACTTTAAAAGAGGTTCCTGCTGAGGCCGAAACTATATCGCATCAGTTGCTGCTGCGGGCTGGGATGATCCGTAAACTGGCGGCGGGTATTTATGATTATCTGCCCTTGGCCTTGCGGGTGATTCGCAAGGTAGAAAAGATTGTTCGGGAGGAGATGAACCGGGCCGGGGCGCAGGAAGTTTTGCTGCCAGCGGTACAACCTGCCGAACTGTGGAAAGAGTCAGGCCGGTGGGAGATTTATGGCAAAGAACTGCTGCGCTTTCAAGATCGCCACGACCGGGATTGCTGCCTGGGACCGACCCACGAGGAGGTAATCACTGACTTGGTGCGTCGGGATGTGCATTCCTACCGGCAATTACCTCTCAATCTCTACCAGATTCAGACTAAGTTCCGGGATGAAATCCGGCCCCGCTTTGGCCTGATCCGGGGGCGGGAATTTATCATGAAAGATGGCTATAGCTTTGATCTGGACGAAGCCGGCGCTGATCAGAGCTACGAAGCCATGTATCAGGCCTATGATCGCATCTTTCAACGCTGTGGCCTGCACTTCAAAATCGTTGAAGCCGACACCGGCCCCATTGGCGGCAGTTTCTCCCATGAGTTCATGGTATTGGCCGACACCGGAGAAGATACCGTGGTCTCTTGTCGTCGATGTGCTTATGCGGCCAATCTGGAAAAGGCCGAAATTTTGGCGCCGGAGGGCTCCAGCCCTAGGGAAGAACCCCAAGCCTTGGTTAGGATCCATACTCCCGATGTCCGTACCGTGGACGAGGTGGCCGACTTTTTACAGATAACCCCGGCCCAGATTGTCAAGACCCTGATCTATGACACCGAGCGCGGCGTGGTGGCGGTTTTGATCCGCGGCGATCATGAAGTTAATGAGGTGAAATTAAAGAATTATCTAAAAGTTAATGACTTGACCCTGGCCTCGGAATCTTTGATCCGCAAAGCGACCGGCGCTCAGGTCGGGTTTGCCGGGCCCGTGGGGCTGGACCTGCCCATTTATGCCGATCATGCCTTAAAACCTTTGGCGAATCTGGTGTCCGGAGCCAATCAGGATGATTATCATTATTCCAACGTCAATCTGGGGCGGGACGTCAAAGTCAGCCATTATGCCGACTTACGGCAGATAACCCCGGAAGACCGTTGTCCTCGCTGTGGGGCAGAGCTGGAATTTTTAAAGGGCATCGAAGTAGGCCACGTCTTCAAGCTGGGCCACAAATACTCACGCGCCTTAAAGGCTACTTACCTCGATGCCCACGGTCAGGAGCAGTATATGTTCATGGGCTGTTACGGTATCGGCGTCAGCCGGATTGTTGCCGCTGCCATCGAACAGAACCATGATGCCGATGGGATCATTTTTCCTATGTCACTGGCCCCTTTTCAGGTGCTGTTGACCCCGGTGGCAACCAATGATGAGCTTACCATTAAAACCGCGGAACGATTGTACCAGGAAATGATCGCCGCCGGGATTGAGGTGTTGTATGATGACCGGGAGGAACGTCCCGGGGTGAAATTCAAGGACGGGGATCTGTTGGGAATTCCACTGCGGGTGGTAGTGGGACCCCGTACCCTGTCCCAGCACCAGGCTGAAGTCCGTCACCGCTACACCCGCGAAATGGAAATGGTCCCTTTGGCCGAATTGCTTTCTCACTTGCAGAAATGCATCGCACAGGAGCGCGATGGGCCGTATTATCCGCATCAATGACATCGTTAACGAGGTGCTGAAGCACCATCCGGAGGCCGAGACCGCGTTAATTGAGAAGGCCTACGTCTTCGCGGCCCGGGCCCACGAAGGTCAGTCGCGCCTCACCGGTGAGCCTTATCTGTCACATCCCCTGGAAGTAGCCTTTATTCTGGCCCAGATGGGTCTGGGGCCGGTAACCGTCGCCTGTGGGCTGTTGCACGATACCGTCGAGGATACCGACACCTCCCTGGATGATTTGGATGAGTATTTTGGCGAGGAAGTAGCCGATATAGTCAATGGGGTGACCAAGCTGAGCCAGATCAGCTTCAGCAATCGAGAGGCCCAGCAGGCGGAATATATCCGCAAAATGCTGTTGGCCATGGCTCATGATATCCGTGTCATCCTGGTCAAACTGGCTGATCGGGTGCATAACATGCGCACTTTGGGATATATGAAGCCAGCCAGCCAACGCCGCATTGCCCAGGAGACCCTGGATATCTTTGCTCCTATTGCCAGCCGTCTGGGTATGGGACGGCTGCGGGTGGAATTAGAAGAGCTGGCCTTTTTTTACCTGGAGCCGGAACTTTACCAGCAAATACAGGAGGGCATGGCCCGCAAGCGAGGGGAACGGCAAGCCTATATCCAGGAAATCACCCAGATCATCACCCAAAAGCTGGCCGAGCATAATCTGCAAGGGGAAGTTTCGGGGCGTCCCAAGCATTTTTATAGCATCTATCGCAAAATGCAGCACCAACAGATCAGTCTCGACCAGGTTTACGATCTGCTGGCCTTTCGGATTATCCTCAAGACTATTCCGGAATGTTACGCGGCTCTGGGGTTGATTCACTCCCTCTGGAAACCGGTACCGGGGCGCTTCAAAGATTATATCGGTCATCCCAAGGCCAACAACTATCAATCGCTGCATACCGCGGTGATCGGCCCTTACGGCGAGCGCATGGAAATTCAGATCCGTACCGAGGAGATGCATCAGATCGCCGAAGAGGGGATTGCTGCCCATTGGTGCTACAAAGAGCACCGCAAATTTCAAAAAGAAGAAGACCAGCTTTTTGCCTGGCTGCGGCGTTTGGTGGATTGGCAAAGGGATTACCAGAACCCGGCGGATTTTTTAAAAACTGTGCGCCTGGAGCTCTACCCCGAGCAGGTATTTGTCTATACTCCCCGGGGCGATGTCAAGGAATTGCCGCGGGGCGCGACCCCGGTCGATTTTGCCTACGCAATCCACACCGAGGTCGGTCATACCTGTACCGGTGCCCGGGTTAATGGCCGCATGGTCTCCTTGAAACATAAACTGCAAAACGGTGATACCGTAGAAATCATCACCTCGCCTACCCATGTGCCCAGCCGGGACTGGTTGCAATTTGTTCGCACCCCCCGGGCCCGGAGCAAGATCAAACAATGGCTGAAAACCGCCGAACGGGAACGGAGTTTCACCCTGGGCAAGGAGATTCTCGAAAAGGAATTGCGCAAGGCCGGGTTGTCTCTGACCAAGCTATTAAAATCAGGGGAAGAGTTACAGAAGACAGCCCAAGCATTGTCTTTTGTGCGAATTGATGACCTGATCGCCGCGGTGGGTTATGGCAAGATTTCCGCTGGCCAGATAATCGGCCGATTAACTCCGCGACCGGAGTTGCCGCCGTTGGAGGAAGGCTTGTCCCCTACACCTACCGAACCGGAGCGGCCCCGCGAGCGCGGCGGCATTACCGTCAAAGGGGTGGACGATATTCTGATCCACCTGGCCAAGTGTTGTAATCCTATTCCCGGTGATGAGATCATGGGTTATATCACTA encodes:
- a CDS encoding bifunctional (p)ppGpp synthetase/guanosine-3',5'-bis(diphosphate) 3'-pyrophosphohydrolase: MIRINDIVNEVLKHHPEAETALIEKAYVFAARAHEGQSRLTGEPYLSHPLEVAFILAQMGLGPVTVACGLLHDTVEDTDTSLDDLDEYFGEEVADIVNGVTKLSQISFSNREAQQAEYIRKMLLAMAHDIRVILVKLADRVHNMRTLGYMKPASQRRIAQETLDIFAPIASRLGMGRLRVELEELAFFYLEPELYQQIQEGMARKRGERQAYIQEITQIITQKLAEHNLQGEVSGRPKHFYSIYRKMQHQQISLDQVYDLLAFRIILKTIPECYAALGLIHSLWKPVPGRFKDYIGHPKANNYQSLHTAVIGPYGERMEIQIRTEEMHQIAEEGIAAHWCYKEHRKFQKEEDQLFAWLRRLVDWQRDYQNPADFLKTVRLELYPEQVFVYTPRGDVKELPRGATPVDFAYAIHTEVGHTCTGARVNGRMVSLKHKLQNGDTVEIITSPTHVPSRDWLQFVRTPRARSKIKQWLKTAERERSFTLGKEILEKELRKAGLSLTKLLKSGEELQKTAQALSFVRIDDLIAAVGYGKISAGQIIGRLTPRPELPPLEEGLSPTPTEPERPRERGGITVKGVDDILIHLAKCCNPIPGDEIMGYITKGKGITIHRADCPYLARTESIRHIVAEWDGLQAGRHPVRIQVVSIDKPGLLADITAALKTAEANVIKANIETTVDQKGVCWFTIEVSDTTHLNQVFNAIKRVKDIISVSRVTT